GTAACTCCCCATCCAAGAAAGAAACTCGCCAAGAAGTTATCCTTTAAATGCCAAACAACATCACTCGTTCAACACTTGATCATCTAACTAAAACATGAGCATGGCAAGCACTAACTGACCTGCAAGGAACCAACCAACAGAACCGGTTTCAAAGAGTCATAGAGACCGAAGTAGAGCCCTCGATAAACGATGATGCCGGCAATGGAGACACAGAAGCCACGGTACAGTCCAGCGACTCCATCAGACTGTATGGTTTTTCTGTAAACATCAATCAGGCCAGTGAACTGCCTCTCACCCCCCTTCTTGGTAGCCTTGGCATCGTTCGCCAACCGGGTCCTTGCATAATCCAACGAGTACACAAAGATTTGTGAGGTAGCACCGGCTGCACCCCCAGAAGCCAAATTGCCCGCGAACCATTTCCAGTATCCATCCCTATCCTTCTTGAAGTTGAACATCCGCTTGAAGTGGTCCTTGAAAGCAAAGTTCAGTGCCTGAGGTGGTGATCAGCAAAACAACAGTCAATGGCAATGACAACCACtttaaaggaaaggaaaggaaagaaaaggaggaggaggggaAGATTCAACCTGGGTAGGGAAATATCGAATGACATTTACAGTGTTTCCTCGCCACAGTGCAAGAACACCTTCTTCTCTGGCAGTTCGAGAGAAGCAGTCTGTGATCCCCTTGTATGGCTCTGAGAGGCGGCCAGCTTTGATCAGCTCGTCTTGGTTCTGGACGAGGAGCTTCACGCGCTCAATTGGAGCAGCCGCGCTTTTGGAAATGGCAGCAGAGACTCCGCCCATCAGGAAATCTATAAGAAATCTGGAGTAGCCTTTCTCCTCTGGAGCACAAGCAGAGGTCGGGGTAAAAGGCCTGAGATATGGTCTCCCAACTGTGCTCTGCAAGTCATAAGCTCCGATGAGGTTGTAGATGCTGCTATTTCTGCCTGGTAAACCACCAGAACATGGTTTCTGTGTGATGGATCGACGGTGCAATTCATTTTCCATCTTCACCTGCTGTGCCGCACAAAACAGAGTAGCCGAATTGAACTGGCTGCAAAGATCTCGACTTGGCCAGAAACAGGAATTCGTTTACTAAATAGGCGAAGGAGAGATTGACGAAGCAGCCGCCTGCTTGCGCGATCGATGTGTGAATCAGACTGGAGGAAGGATGGACCAAGCAAGGAACTTGGAAGGTTGACCGTCAACCGAGGACTTGAACAATGAATTAACCATATTCCTGATCATTTTCCAGTAGATGAAGATGGAGGGATAGAGGAAGACGCAATCTTTGCTATAGATTattgttgattgaaaaaaaaatggtCTAGAATCTGTGCCACTTCATGATTTGGTTGACTCTTCCATTGGCTCCCATGATCTCCTCATTTCGAGGGAGGTGCATGTTAGTTTGGCGAGGTTTGACATTGTGGAAAACAAAAGCAGATACGGCAACATGTAAAACAAAACAGATGCATGCATGATGCAGCAGCCTTTCTTGGACCACATCTTCTGTGTTACGTGATCTGGCTGAAATCTGACGTGTCCATCTTGCTGAAATCTGACGTGTTCATCTTCTCGATGAATCAgattatttatttagttattaactcatttaatttatttcttaaaaatttcgTCAAGTGAACTTTTTATCAAGTTGAGCTTGAGCGTTTTATTGAGCTCGAGTAgaaagtttatataatatatgagCCCTATATTGtttttttatttaacaaataatttaagattataaaaataaataaattattatattttttatgtttttaagtaaaaataaaaatatatttatgattAAATTTTAcacaaataaatttatttataaattatttatgaatAAATGAACGTcaacaaattatatatatagtattaaataaatataataagaaGAAAATAGTGAACAATGTGAATCACATCGATATGAGATTTCAAATGTATTGTGCGTGCTCTAATACAAGATAGCCCATTTTAACTTCgttgcaaaagaaaacaaaaatctAAAATTGGATTATGGATTTTTTattgatatatatatttatagtAAAAATTATGAATATTTTATGTCAATTATTTTGGCTAATATGTATAAGTGTaaaatcaaaaattattttttaaaaaaattatgtattTATGAAATGATCAAaatcaatgaaatataaaattatatatatatatatatatatattttgataggTTGGTCTGTGTAATTCACAATTTACTTTGAGTTGGGTTGAATTGTAATGATAAATTTTTGACGGGCTGAGGAACTAGACAATAACTAATTGATAATGTCTAGCTGACTAGCTCAACCAACTCAAATACACTTAATTGTATGAGAAAACTAAACCAATTTGGCACATTAACTATCAACTACCTACCCTTCTAACTAATTCTTGTCCTTTGTTGCCCAATAATAAATCATATTGAGGTGCTCTCTCGTTGACTTCTCATCTACGTACCCAAGTGCAAGTGCAAGTGCAAGTGCAAGTGCAAGCAATATGTTTCCAAAATTTGTATGGTGGATGGAGGAGGCAGTTGAGGTGTTAGTGTGATTGCAATCATAATGGCTTCTCTTGTTGAAGTCCATTAAGTAATGTTGATGGGGCAACCTCCAACACGTGCATGCATTAATGCAATGGATCATTtgaatacttaaaaaaaaaaaaaattaaattgtctAGAGAATTGAAGGCATCTCTAATTTTCTCAAACTTAatgattgaaaattttttaaattgccTAGTCAATACGGAGAATTGGAGGCATCTCTAATCTTCTCGAACTAAATGGttgaaatgatttatttgaatagatTTTAAATTGTCTAGTCTATATGGAGAATTGGAGGTATCTCTAATCTTCCTGAACTAAAtggttgaaatgattgttcaggaacctcttaattcaattttattcaTGGATACTTCACAAATATGTATTCAAGTTTATTTACTTATGATACGACACATGTTCATGGGGTCGGTAAGATGATGTGGTTATAAGTCAAGACCAtaagagggtcagaagtcaagctgacgtggagatcagggagatcagaagtcaagcctccgtggccggtcagaagtcaagctgatgTGGAGGTCAGGGAGGTCATAAGTCAAGCTTTTGGggtcggtcagaagtcaagcttttgggccggtcagaagtcaagcttacgtagctagggtcaaagtctcagctgacgAGGCGGTCAAAGGAGGGGATTATAAGTCGGACAAGGACCAGCTCTAATAGCGGTCAAGGACCGGTCCCGCGGGCCAGGTATAGCTGAGGACTGAGCCCACAAGCCaattaaaggtaaaggaaagaaggcCCCTAGCGTAGAACAAACTCAACGATTAGATCTAGCGTGCAGGTTGGGACATACCAGCCAAGAAAAACAAGTATACAGGAGCAGGTCAGGATACAAacctagcgtgcaggtcaggaCATACCAGCCAAGGATAACAGGTATACAGAGACAGGTTAGGatacagacctagcgtgcagATCGGGACATACCAGCCAAGGATAACAGGTATacagaggcaggtcgggatacaaACTTAGCGTGCATGTCGGGACATATCAGCCAAGGATAACGAGTAGATAGAAGCAGGTCGTgacacagacctagcgtgcaggttgGGACATACCAGCCAAGGATAACAGGTATACAGAGGCAGGTTAGGatacagacctagcgtgcaggtcgggacataccagccaaggataacaggtatatagaggcaggtcgggatacaaacctagcatgcaggtcgggacatatCAGCCAAGGATAACGAGTAGATAGAAGCAAGTCGTgacacagacctagcgtgcaggtcgggaagtgccagccatggataacagtagatagaagcaggtcgggatacagacccggtgtacaggtcgggacgcaCAAGCCGAGGATAACAAGTATACAAaggcaggtcgggacacagactcggcgtgcaggtcgggacgtgcaagccatggataatagggAACAGAAACAGGTCGGGATACaagcctggcgtacaggtcgggatatacgaACTATGAATGATAGCATATAGAAGCGGGTATAAGTACAGATCTCGGAATGCAGACACAGTGTtcaggcactacaggacaaacaagccGGGGAATCGTAACCACTTGTCAGAAAATGTCAGAAAGCAATCAgcgtgtcagggaatattctcacAGTCGGGGCTCATTACCCCTTTTGATTCCATCGCCAGCCTATAAAAAGGTGTCACGTGTCATTCACCGTCAGACAAAGCCtaacagccgacattccctgacacccgtcagacccagaaatttccgttgcagtataaaagggaagttttgtcccttatgcaggtacgctcactcgtcatttctcactagtctttacttttcgttctttctctgtgctttctggagaaaaagtacccgatttgagcatcggagggcctaacccggggactttttccctggtttctggtctttaACGACTcgggggatcgtctgagtgtgcgcagagccgcaGCGTCATCGTCTTGGACATCATCCGTCGTCAGCCGCCCGCATAAGCCTTTCTGGGGGGTGCCAGGTAGATCTGACTCagcagcgactttccgtcaacttccagtacacCAAGGCCTacctccatccgactcagcttccggacaggatcaacttaatttaatgagatatataaattttttatttaattatcctAGTGTATATTAAAATagcataaataaattcttacctAGTTGCTCATAAATAATTAATCCATTTACTAtcctaatttcatttttaattagaGAAGACAAAGCACATTTGGAAGATTCtagcaaaagttttttttttttttttttaacttgcaaAGGTTAGCTATTTCATTCTAGGGTCTAGAGCTTTGAACTATAAGCAATTCAATTGACCAAACTTGTAACTTTCACGTACCCAAAGTGAGAAAGTTGATGAAGTAGAGAAAAGGCAAAGGGGGGCCATGTGCCCTCCTTTGCCATCGTTTCTGTCACACTTGTTGGCCACATGTTTATGAGCCAATCTTACAAGGCAGTCCTAAACTTAAACCGCACCTTCCTTCCACATGATGCCTCAATCATTCCTACCGCCTATACATACACATGTAATTGTCAATGACCAAAACCTTTctcaacaaaatatatatatatatatacaagtgtttGCAAATCAAAGGATGATAAACAAATaagaatattaaataaaaatcatGATTATACATATTGAGAAAAAACAACGATAAATTAGGGAAGATAGgattgtaaattaaattttatggTATTCAAGTTtctttgataagataatcgagttAAGTCAAATTGAATCTAAAGTGAATCAAATCGTTAAAATAATTGTTCgaatttggtttgattttttCTTAACGAGCTTgagtttgatttaaattttacTTGAGCTTGATTATTATAGATATTATTATTTAATACGGTGCATAAAGGAGGAGCCCGATAAAGTCAGGCGGTCCATAGTCAAGGAaatgtggcagtcaatagtcaaggggatgtgacatTCAAAAGTAGAGGACGTGACactcaaaagtcaagaggacgtgcaATCAATAGTCAAG
This region of Zingiber officinale cultivar Zhangliang chromosome 9A, Zo_v1.1, whole genome shotgun sequence genomic DNA includes:
- the LOC122018581 gene encoding ADP,ATP carrier protein-like; this translates as MENELHRRSITQKPCSGGLPGRNSSIYNLIGAYDLQSTVGRPYLRPFTPTSACAPEEKGYSRFLIDFLMGGVSAAISKSAAAPIERVKLLVQNQDELIKAGRLSEPYKGITDCFSRTAREEGVLALWRGNTVNVIRYFPTQALNFAFKDHFKRMFNFKKDRDGYWKWFAGNLASGGAAGATSQIFVYSLDYARTRLANDAKATKKGGERQFTGLIDVYRKTIQSDGVAGLYRGFCVSIAGIIVYRGLYFGLYDSLKPVLLVGSLQDNFLASFFLGWGVTVGASLSSYPMDTVRRRMMMTSGEAVKYRSSFDAYSQIVKNEGAKSLFKGGGANILRAVASAGVLAGYDKLQVIVFGKKY